Below is a window of Andrena cerasifolii isolate SP2316 chromosome 5, iyAndCera1_principal, whole genome shotgun sequence DNA.
AAACTTAACCTGTGCACTGCCCCTCTCAACTCTGGACTTTATTTATAATCTTACGCAGCCCAACTTAGAGATTACATGGCCCTGCGAAGTGCGTTACTACTGGGTATCGTTACAACCATTCGTGAAATCTGTGCGTTTTCTGCTTGGCTACGTGACGCCATTTATTATAATACTTGGTAAGCAGAAAAATTAGATCAATGCCTGCAATCTTCAATCCCACTTAGTCATCAAGTTTCAACGCCTCTTCGTATCGCTTTACTGAAGTAAAAATGTTCGTGCAGGTGTGTTGCTAAATACAGTTTCTTTCGGAATGCTGAGCACTCCGATACTTTGCGAATCGAATTTGTCGCTTTACTTGAAGGCGCTTGCATTATCCGATAATGGAGCACTAGTCTTTAATTACGCAGTTGGCATTGCGAAGTCTCATTTCACATTTATTAATAATCTTTTTATGGTAAGCAATTAATTAATCAGTCAACTATTTTCGCACGTGTAACTGAAGATCTAAATTTACTATTTTCTTAGAATAGTAGGTTTTTGTGCAGCTTAAATTCCGTGACGATGGAGTTCTTTCAATTCACACCTACTTGGCTGGTCGTGGCCCTCACCTGGACACGAGTCTTTGCTATTATATTTCCTTTCGGAATACATGGTCGTTGTGACAATTGCTCTGAAATAATAATCCTTACGATTCTGATATGTACCAGCTTTATAATATCGCTGACAAAACTGTATTCAGGAGGTAAATACTCGCAGCCGTTACTTCCTGTTGTAACGACGACTtaaaatagttgtaaaaaaacaatCCGCTGAAATTTTAGGATATGAGACGGACAGTGTGTTTGAATTTATACCGTGTCAGAAGAAGATAAAGCCATGGGGCAGCACCATGTATCTTTACATCGCCTTGTCGACATGGCTACCTTTGCTCTTTATATTCATCGGAAACATTTTGCTGATTTTACACATGAAGAAAACTGAAAAGATTCGTAGCCAGCTGACCCGTAAGTGAATCACATGATTGCAGTTCCGCGATCGAAGAACTACGAGTACATTCAATGATATTGTTCCTTAGAAAATTTCAGACACAAAACAAACAGAATACATCACACTTCTAGGATACTGTTCGTAGTGTCGACTGTTTATTTAGTCCTACTGTTACCCCTCGGTGTAGTCGAAACTCTGGAACTGTACTGGGACGTTATTCTAATCAAGTTTCCTGCTGCCGAGGCAAAGAAGAAAGCAGAATATATACATTGGTACGAGCTACTAATTATGAAACAAACAGGAATTCTTTGTAGTCGAAGCGAACAGTAATTGGgactatttaaatattatttctcaCTGCGTTGCTATTATTTTTCAGGTTGAAGGAGAAAATGCTACTAAAATGGTGCCGCGGTTTATGCTTCCATGTGTATCATTGGAATTTTGCGATTAACTTCTTCTTATATTACCTGACGGGTGAGAAATTTAGAAACGTTGTGATACAGACATTAAAGCGATACAAGACTGCGATGTCGTCGGTATTTACCAAACATTTTAACAACTGTATGCCGTGCTCGAAGTATCCGGCGCAATTGAAGCCTGCGCAGTCTTCAAATGTGCTACTGATAAGAGCTATCACGCTCAGCGAGCAATCTATCACTGGCAGTGTCGTTGGGCAAACCAATAGAGGCGCTATTATAGATACCTAATCAATCGAAAAGAAATATCGAAGAACTCCTTAAAGACTGTTAGTATTAAACATCACGAAATAATCTTTTCTTACATGCACATCTTTTTATTGCGTACATTGTTAATTATACCTCATGGCAAATTTTAGTAATTACTTCGGTCTCCTGTACACGAATGTTTCTCCCAAATACTCATCTCGGTATTATCTCCCTCCGAGTTACAACAATTGAGATTTCTATTATACAATTACAGGGCATCTCTCGCGTCATCGATGCTGTATAAcgcattaaataatttattcctcGTATATGACAGAATCGATTGCTAACACAGTCAGACATCCTACTagacgttttaaaataatttcaggCGCTGCATTCCCTTTGCATTGTATCGACAGAAACGAAACAACGTGGCGAAACGTAATTACATCGCGACTCTAAGTTCACCTTCCCTcctaatttaatattatttcgttTTACAAGTTAGACATCTGGTCCCAATGCGTGGAATCGATTGATATATTGCTGGATAATACTGCGGCTCAAGTTCCCGTCGATCCTTTTAGCAATTTCGTAATAATTTAGTGCACCTTACAATTCAGGAGATTTTATgtacacgcatacacacacacTTGCATATATACATACCTTCAGAAATTAGATTTGTAAATATGCTTCACCGCGATAAAcacgtaaataattatttacattaaacTACAcgatttttaaatgtaaagagaatttcatttttacataCTCGGAATTgcgtatttatatattatatattaattacaGCAGTGCTTTTGTAATGGTAACTTGTTCCATATACGTTTTACTTATTACGAAACGAAGtatgaaatattcaaaataaaagataCGTGTATCTCCTTAGTACCCTGACTGTTTATTATTCAGTTAATTTTGGTCCTGGAACCGTAGTATAAGACAAGTTACGCAAAACGTTTAACATTTGCTGGTTCCCccgtatatttaaaaatacggcGTTAACATGCGTTACATAAAAAAGGCTTACATGTCTAGTAACAGGTTTGTACCAAGCCTACTAATAAGCTTGAAACAGTTTATGTACATATGGAAAAATACAATTGTATTACCTGTACATAGTATgttttacaaaattatatttacttGAGGTGACTTGTCTGCCAAACAAACACCGACTTGTTATGTACTTGCTAATAACTCTGGCGTTTACCTACCCCATTAATCGAGTAAAGCTAATtaactaataaatttaaaacGTGAAAAATTACTACTTTAAAATCGGAGAATTATCTATATAACAACATATTATTACCCTTTTTTATGCAAGAGACAACTTAAGTAGTAAATATGATTTGTCAGGGCTTGAAATTACTATTAAAAACTAAGGGGATACTGTAAACATTTATACATGCATTTTTCCATATTATCTTTCAATGTTTGATAATTGACTATCTTTTACGATAGTAAGAAACATCGTTTCGTTGATTTTACTCCTTAGAAAACGGGACTCAATATAAAACTTCGAATCTCACGATTTTATCATCGGAAATATTGATGTAAGAATTAGATGCTATGAGAATATTTCGTTCGGAGATTGAGAGACAGTTACTCTTAGCTTGACCTTTTAATATTACAAGTCTCAAAACGTGAAGACCctctttccaaaaaaatttcctCCAAAGATCGGTAAAAATATCGTTCCCTTGAAAATTGCAAGGCGATGCATACTTGCACGTAATTCAGTCTTCTCGTGAATACAATTTTACGACACGTATCTCTAGTCACTCGACGCGACTAAAGAGACACGATTTGAGTAATGGAccttaatatttaatttctttttctttcgcttCCGCACCACACCGTTGCGATAATATTCATAGGGTACAAAGAGTAAGGAGTAAGAATGAAATTCGCGGCAGGGAAAGTACcaagataatatatatatataatatagcgGAACTTGCGAATTAACACGATCTTGCAATATTACATGGGACTCTGTTCACAAAATTTGTTGGAAACTGCCCCCTCCGACCTTTACACTCACCGTATAACCAATCCTGTGATATCCTCGAGAGAACTGTGATCTTCGCGCCTTCCTGCAATTGTGCGCGAGTAAAAGGTAAAGAAGTCTGGAGAAATTGCATACCAAAGAAGAAAATACAATCGTTTAGTAACTTACATCAAATGATAGATCCTCATCTGTTTCGCCTTTAAAGGAATAAATAGCAGTAACTACATCGTCTGGAACACCAGGCAGTGGTACTTTGATATCAATAAAATTCATAGGAAATATTCCTTGTCGATTTCCTATTCTACCCTCCATCCAATCGTCGTTCACttttcttattaaatatatagTATCGCCTTCTTTGAAAGGCAAATCATCTGCGTGCGTTAATGGGAAGTCGTACAGCGCGATGCCATAAGGTTCTTCGCTTTTGGCCTGGGAGCGGGAAGCAAAAATATAGCACGTACTCTGGTATAGATACATACGTATAGATCGCATTGCGATTACTTACTGCAAAAGCGTTGTTCACTTTTGTTAAATACTCTAATGGCGGGCCAGGTGCTGGTATCGTGGGCATAGGTGGCGACGGACTATCTTTACAATCGCTTGGCCACGTATTTGTTAAATCTAATCCCATCAGCTTAATAAAAGGCGTGGTCGTTTTACTGAAACGCGTCGACTCGGTTTCGACGTAATTCATTTTCTGTTCCAGTTTCCTTTGCAGAACCTTTGGTGGTGCCGGTTTGGGTGGTTTCGCCCGAATGATGGTTGGCATCGATTGAGTAGTTTTCAAGCACGCCTGGTTGGAAGTTACTTGGTTGTCAGTACGACTGTTTGTATTGAAAGCGAAGAAACACGCATCTCCTACATGTTTTACAGTTTGCGCTGCACTATGGTCAGTTACTGTTAACGGCCCGAATGGATCTGGCGTTGGATTGGCTTGCCAAGGATCATTCTGTGGTATCTTTTTAGTAGATATTCCAAAGAAATCAAAATCATCTTCGAAGGCGCTCTCTGTTTGAGATGTATTTCCACTACTCGTGAAGGCAGATGGATTCGAGTTACCATCGCTGCCGAAACTATCCATACTGACACCGTCACTGCTCGAGCGAGTTGTGAATGTCGGAGATCCAGGTGGACTGAGATCTATCAAACAGACCGATCCATTTGTATGTTCTGACTGAAATATCGCACTGTGCATCTGAGTATTCAAATGCGTTGAACTTGAATGATCGTTTCTCTTCCGTCCGAAAAGATTGGTCAACAGTTCGGTTGGCCTCGCCTATAAAGATGTCACGTAAACAATGTTACATAACGTTTACAAGTCAGAATAATTCCAGCTTAACGATACATAATTTAGTATCTACCAATAATAGATCGATTTTTCACTCACAGGTTTCTTTAGTTTCTCTTTCTGCGTCTGTGCATAATTCTGATTAAACCTTGGCGGTGGAGGTCGAGGAGGGGGTTTCTTCTTTTGAACAGGCTGTTGCATTAATGTAGATCCAAAGACATCATTTCTATAAACATTATAAAGAATATATTTAACCAAATGATAATAATGCATCAGTGTACAAATTCAGTTGTAAATAGTGGATATGATTTTGAACTACTTCTAGTTTAATAAGCGCGTTCAACTCGTAAAGAATGgcaagaataaaaataatgtaaatacatatttttctctataacaTATCAAGGTCAGCTTCATTCTGGAACCGTACATGCTTTTTCATATTAACGTAGAGGACGTCCAATATATCATTCGTCGATACggttagtaaaaaaaatatttggacgctttttaaccctttcgctactacAGGCGACTATGGTCGCCCTCCACAAAATGCcatgattagtttgctaagtgacgtgtttcgtagttttgaaaaaaatggaattggtcggaatagcaaaaaaaaatagtaaaggtagttttttaaacttttttttgcgagcctgtaatgaaaattcaaaaaatccgtttgtagattgaagtaagttacatacattcctaaaatttcatcaaaatcggtgaacgttgctctgagctataaacgcttaaagatcgcagaataaagccgaaaatcgctgatttcgggaatttcgcgattttcgacatacttcaatctacaaacgagttttttgaattttcattacaggctcacaattaaaagtttaaaaaactacctttactattttttttcccaTTCTGACTAATTCCATTTTTTATCAAAACTacaaaacacgtcacttagcaaactaatacttctagcttctaaaaaaacacttgtgttgtttggaccaattctaaaaaagttatgcgattttaaaaagtgtctaaatactttttttactaactgtatcTGGAAGTTTAATTTTGAACTGACTGTGCCCAACGAAGCTTAACTTCGATGCCTTAACAAAGACCGATACATTCTGTATTGTATAGCTGTTGATGAAGTTTATCTAGCAAACAATTAAAATGATAAACATAACTTTGATCGTCTAATTTATTAGCTTATCATGCTCAGCATGGAGTACCAATGAATCGTCTAAAACACTAAATAAAATCTACACATTACTGGCAATTAATAAGTGCAAAAGAAACACGCGCAAAACTACATTCTCGTATACAGAACCACACTCAAAGAAGGTCCCTCCCCGTACAAAACACCTTCGTTACTATCAATTCGCTTTAACGCCCCCTATGTTACGCAGAAAGATTATACGATTCCACTTGAACCAACCAAAAGGTGATTTCACTTAAAAGAAAACAATATCCAAGAAACTATAACTACTGCAATTCCCCGCTAGCTGAACGTACTCATTATCCTCAACAATTCCTTTCATCGCGACTGTTGGAAGTAGCTTGAAACCGACTCCAACTATTCCAACACAGGCATCCTGCGTACAAAAGAAAGCATTGACCACGCGCGCAGTAGAAGCGAGGACGACGGAATTACGTTTTTAAAGCAACATGACACTTACGTGCTGCTCCAAAGAACGCTTCTTTGTGCCGTCGCAGTGACAGGTGGACGAGGGGCCGAGCGCGTAGGAATGCGCATTTCTACGAGCAAACGAGAAATGAGATGATTAGTTGGAAAGCGATTTGGTCGGGGCACGCTATCGCTCCGTGCCAGTGCACCGATCCCACAGATTCTCTCCTATACAGTGGTGGTGCACGCGCCGCGCGGATGCAGATGCGTAGGAAGAGAAGATGCGAGGGAGCATCTGCGAGATGGGAGAGCCGTGCTTACGGGAATGGAGGATCTGCGCCACGGTTATACGCCCACCGTGGAACGTCAGATATCTTTTGACGCGATCCGCAGGCGCGGCGATAAAGGCAGAGATTTCGCGAATCGCGATACACTCGGCCGTTTGACGTGCGAGCCCGAGAGCCGTGACGTAGCAACGAATATTCGCCCGCAATCTCAGCCACGCGAGCAACAGGCGACGATATTTGAATGCACGTAGCACCAGATTCTCCGAGCTGGACGAGCCATTCAATTACGCTTGAATGACGGCGATGCACACTGACAGGTCTTGCACATACACCACTCACCTGTTCTCACGTTCGCGGCCATTTTTCATTCGACACGGTCGCGGGTGTACGCTGCGTTACGGCGGGACAATGGTTTAAAATAAGTCGATCGGACGGCGATCGAACAGCAACGGTCCGATTAGGGAACCAATGTCTATTTCCGTTGGAATCTTGATCACTGATCAAATACACTTAGCGGAAAGTAGCGGGTGGGTCTCTGTTACGATCGCGGTTTCATGTTTGTAAACGATTTCACTTGTTAAGGAAAGCGAGTAATTGCATCACTCCTGTCCGACGCATGTAATTGCAACCTACATTGTCTGTTTATTCTTTATGATTTGTAATTGAGTTGTTTCGTATTAGTGTGTATACTTTCTTTTTCGTGCGTGTGCAGGGATTGGTTTAGAAGTACTGTGGACTTTATGTTACGGGATTATTCgattgtaatatttgtaatggggtaggtatttgaattttgaatatgGAAAACTAAATTTTCCTTCGATGTAAAAATTTGTTCATTTATGCAGCCACTTGCGATTCGACGATCTATATCACGTAAGAGATTCGCTATAATTTATTGCGCAGTGGTATcggagaataatttatttaattcgaAAGCCCCGCTTTTGTAcacttttatgaaaataaatttagaatattGTGTTTCTTAAGCAATGTAGATACgcagaatgtaaataaatatataaataaacaaattgttttacatttGCATATATTGAATGGGGCGTTTCAGTTTGTAGGCGTTGCCGCTAGATGGCCAATCATTTCTCAGTTGCTGAATTGAGTAAATATGTAAAATGCGTTTCGTaccaataaataaagaattctgTTATTGAAAATGTTTGAATAATGAACTGCAATGCCTCTAGAAGTGGCATAAGACCTtagattataaataaataaagaaacgaagataTTCTTTGTTCTTCGATATACATAACCTTCTTTCCATTGAACGGTCACAGAAAATTAACGAATTTTCCCATTTTCTAAAAACTAATTTATCTACTTTCGCAAATGTATCTCAAACGTAGACTCTTAACTACTTTCCCATATGATATTTATTACTATTCTACTGATAATTAATCAGGTAGATATTAAGTTAATGGGCACGATTGAAACAGACGTACTTTGTACCAAATACTTAAATTTTTGCAGTTTAATCTGAAAATATAGACTTTCGACTACTTAtccatataaataattataatgaaTTAGTTACTATGTATTCTTGGACACTATTAGAACACCTGTCACGTATTCCACAACACATTCGCAGGCTGTAATTGACCTACAGCTTCCAATAATGATTTACGTACTTTTGCAGATGTACTTCAAAGTATCATATACCCTTAGCTATTCCCTGGAGCCCAATTTGCAAGCATCTTATTTAAAAGTCAACACTTCTTAACCTAAAAGATACGTTTTCCAACTACCACAGCACTCGGTCAGCTACAGAATCTATTGCGTTCTCTATATCTCTTTTTCGGAGTATCATTCCGTTACTTCCTCGCGTGATGCGCTCCTGCTACCAGGGGCACGAATCTATCAGGCGCGCATAACCAAAGTTAGTGGCACGATCACTGTGCCCATCTTTGTCGCAGACACCAcccttctctctccctcgtTCCACCTATAACATCATGCATCCCTGTCATCATCTCTCAATTTTTGCTCCTATTCGGACGATACTTTAGACGCGGTGCACAGCGCTCGCGTGCAACAAGAATATTACGGATAGGGAAaacgtttaagggggtagacacgggtaatgcagcgctctgtataccgacataatctggcccgaaacatgggtttgcgcgctgacgttgtttgtccatatatgagcaaattttgggctgggcgaggtctcattcgaaagatgaaggttgaatgcagcccgctctgctcatggttcaaagagattgtgttgatatgtaataatatgagtgtccaaagtagagaaaaagtgggcgaaattcacatttagtaataatattattgtattttaaaggctctgtattttttttatccgtTATATTGTATTTACTCCGTCGAATTGTATAAAATTGTTGATCTCTTCAGTCTTGGCAAGTGATTTATTCTCCTTTAGCTGCtccgttttttatatttttatgtttaagttgTACCTACTTACCACGCCAAAGATGGAAATTCTTTAAGCTGACATTAGAGATTAGGTATCATAGTTTTTAGAGTCTTCCTGTGCTTTTCTCGCaactaatacaatttttctcagTACACATTTAAGTCGCGAATAAATTTTCTATTCATTTAATACACGTAAGCTTTACTTACCAAACTGAAGATGGAAACTCTTCAAAGGCTTTGTCAattgtaattcttttaactAAGAGATTCTTCTGTGTGGTATGGTCTGCTATGAGGCTTTCACTTTATTTTCCACTGCATAGTATTAAAGCTCGATTACTTTAAATAGTGATTAGTTCAGTCTTCCTCAGAGCAGAGCGTACCTTCGAAGCAAGACGATGTATCGTAAACGCCACTTTATTTGTTTTATGTACAGAACGTTTCATTAATGTTTCTATCTTTTACGATTCATTAGGACTTAGTGGACTGAACTTATATACATTTTAGCGTCAGCGAACGCTCTTCACCATTGTACCCTGACTCAAATGATACGAGGAAACGTGCACCGAAACGACCGCATTCGGCGCACAGAGAGTCgcattagaaaatataaaaggaaaaaagagtcTCTTACACTCATGTCCAACACACGCATTCGTTAATCTTCCACTTAACTTTACGCCCGCAGAAGTTCACAAAGTAAATTTGTATAGATATCAAATACAAGAACACTTGGTACTTTCCTCAAACCAAACCGTCAGCGAAGATCAGGGGTTCAACCGTGGGTTCTCCATTGATAGCGATATCCGATGATCCCACAACGTTACGAGAATTTTGAGAACGCAAATTCTACAAACCAAGGCATAATTAATCGCAATCGCTCCTCCTCCAGGACCATTACAATTTACTCAACACCGACACGTAGAGTAATAGGCAATAATAAATATGTGTTTTATACCTTGATTCATACAAATTTTTCGAACGGCTCAACCAGTGAAATGGAATTACTGTCCGCTTTCAGAATGAATGGGCAAAGGTGTGCTctttaacaaattaatttgatagCATCGACACTCGTTTTCTTTAATAAAAGCATACTTAACATTTCAACGAGTTCCATACGTGATAGTATAAAGACACACGAGCTTattacaaacaaaaatttttaacaaggaACAGGAAAACGATGTCCGAAGTTTCAAGGtgcggatttaaaaaaaaaaaaaagagaaaccaATCAGCTCGCGAGTCTTGGTTAACGAACGATTCAAGTAACGATCACTTCCCATTAGACCTTCTTTAGCTTGTTACAATGAAGTCTATCCTGGGCCTAGGCCTTCTCCATTCGTCGCGTGGACgagatgaaagaaaaaaagatttagGACCCAGCGATCCCTCGATGCGACAGCTATAACATTTAACCCTTTATTTGGTATCCTTTCGATTATGTACACATGGCTTTTACGCACAGCCGGCGCACGAAAGCATATAGACGAGTTTTCTATCCGATTCATGTTATTACGTAACATCACACGCGAAGGAACATCGCGGTTTTGAAAACGCCTGGCGTAGAATGTTCTTGGGCGATACGCGATTTAACTGAAGAAGGGGTGATGCGTCGTACAAAAGTGGGCCGAAAATGTAGAGCGACAGTTTCTCTGAACGAGCTCGGTTTTAATGTCGATTATAAAGATTCTTGACTGAGGAATTTCGACTAAAATAACTTTGGTACAGATCACCGCAGCTTTTG
It encodes the following:
- the LOC143369355 gene encoding uncharacterized protein LOC143369355, with product MASLKSANVQILVFILNVLLQSVESGQSFINNDIRENLTCALPLSTLDFIYNLTQPNLEITWPCEVRYYWVSLQPFVKSVRFLLGYVTPFIIILGVLLNTVSFGMLSTPILCESNLSLYLKALALSDNGALVFNYAVGIAKSHFTFINNLFMNSRFLCSLNSVTMEFFQFTPTWLVVALTWTRVFAIIFPFGIHGRCDNCSEIIILTILICTSFIISLTKLYSGGYETDSVFEFIPCQKKIKPWGSTMYLYIALSTWLPLLFIFIGNILLILHMKKTEKIRSQLTQNFRHKTNRIHHTSRILFVVSTVYLVLLLPLGVVETLELYWDVILIKFPAAEAKKKAEYIHWLKEKMLLKWCRGLCFHVYHWNFAINFFLYYLTGEKFRNVVIQTLKRYKTAMSSVFTKHFNNCMPCSKYPAQLKPAQSSNVLLIRAITLSEQSITGSVVGQTNRGAIIDT
- the L(3)05822 gene encoding SH3 domain-containing lethal (3) 05822 isoform X2 — translated: MRIPTRSAPRPPVTATAQRSVLWSSTNDVFGSTLMQQPVQKKKPPPRPPPPRFNQNYAQTQKEKLKKPARPTELLTNLFGRKRNDHSSSTHLNTQMHSAIFQSEHTNGSVCLIDLSPPGSPTFTTRSSSDGVSMDSFGSDGNSNPSAFTSSGNTSQTESAFEDDFDFFGISTKKIPQNDPWQANPTPDPFGPLTVTDHSAAQTVKHVGDACFFAFNTNSRTDNQVTSNQACLKTTQSMPTIIRAKPPKPAPPKVLQRKLEQKMNYVETESTRFSKTTTPFIKLMGLDLTNTWPSDCKDSPSPPMPTIPAPGPPLEYLTKVNNAFAAKSEEPYGIALYDFPLTHADDLPFKEGDTIYLIRKVNDDWMEGRIGNRQGIFPMNFIDIKVPLPGVPDDVVTAIYSFKGETDEDLSFDEGAKITVLSRISQDWLYGECKGRRGQFPTNFVNRVPCNIARSC
- the L(3)05822 gene encoding SH3 domain-containing lethal (3) 05822 isoform X1 is translated as MAANVRTEMRIPTRSAPRPPVTATAQRSVLWSSTNDVFGSTLMQQPVQKKKPPPRPPPPRFNQNYAQTQKEKLKKPARPTELLTNLFGRKRNDHSSSTHLNTQMHSAIFQSEHTNGSVCLIDLSPPGSPTFTTRSSSDGVSMDSFGSDGNSNPSAFTSSGNTSQTESAFEDDFDFFGISTKKIPQNDPWQANPTPDPFGPLTVTDHSAAQTVKHVGDACFFAFNTNSRTDNQVTSNQACLKTTQSMPTIIRAKPPKPAPPKVLQRKLEQKMNYVETESTRFSKTTTPFIKLMGLDLTNTWPSDCKDSPSPPMPTIPAPGPPLEYLTKVNNAFAAKSEEPYGIALYDFPLTHADDLPFKEGDTIYLIRKVNDDWMEGRIGNRQGIFPMNFIDIKVPLPGVPDDVVTAIYSFKGETDEDLSFDEGAKITVLSRISQDWLYGECKGRRGQFPTNFVNRVPCNIARSC
- the L(3)05822 gene encoding SH3 domain-containing lethal (3) 05822 isoform X3, which encodes MKNGRERENRNDVFGSTLMQQPVQKKKPPPRPPPPRFNQNYAQTQKEKLKKPARPTELLTNLFGRKRNDHSSSTHLNTQMHSAIFQSEHTNGSVCLIDLSPPGSPTFTTRSSSDGVSMDSFGSDGNSNPSAFTSSGNTSQTESAFEDDFDFFGISTKKIPQNDPWQANPTPDPFGPLTVTDHSAAQTVKHVGDACFFAFNTNSRTDNQVTSNQACLKTTQSMPTIIRAKPPKPAPPKVLQRKLEQKMNYVETESTRFSKTTTPFIKLMGLDLTNTWPSDCKDSPSPPMPTIPAPGPPLEYLTKVNNAFAAKSEEPYGIALYDFPLTHADDLPFKEGDTIYLIRKVNDDWMEGRIGNRQGIFPMNFIDIKVPLPGVPDDVVTAIYSFKGETDEDLSFDEGAKITVLSRISQDWLYGECKGRRGQFPTNFVNRVPCNIARSC
- the L(3)05822 gene encoding SH3 domain-containing lethal (3) 05822 isoform X4 — translated: MKGIVEDNENDVFGSTLMQQPVQKKKPPPRPPPPRFNQNYAQTQKEKLKKPARPTELLTNLFGRKRNDHSSSTHLNTQMHSAIFQSEHTNGSVCLIDLSPPGSPTFTTRSSSDGVSMDSFGSDGNSNPSAFTSSGNTSQTESAFEDDFDFFGISTKKIPQNDPWQANPTPDPFGPLTVTDHSAAQTVKHVGDACFFAFNTNSRTDNQVTSNQACLKTTQSMPTIIRAKPPKPAPPKVLQRKLEQKMNYVETESTRFSKTTTPFIKLMGLDLTNTWPSDCKDSPSPPMPTIPAPGPPLEYLTKVNNAFAAKSEEPYGIALYDFPLTHADDLPFKEGDTIYLIRKVNDDWMEGRIGNRQGIFPMNFIDIKVPLPGVPDDVVTAIYSFKGETDEDLSFDEGAKITVLSRISQDWLYGECKGRRGQFPTNFVNRVPCNIARSC